The DNA window CCTCATAGCCCGGTCCACCGCCGCGGCCGCCGGGATCGCATGGAAGCATCTGCGGCCCAACGTGTTCATGCAGAATCTGATCAGCTGCCACGGTGCGTCGATCCGCCGCACCGGGTCCTTCTCGCTCGCACAGGGTGACGCCTGCGTCAGCTTCATCGACGTCCGCGAGGGAGCATGATCGCCGATGAGGGCGTGCGGTAAGCGGCACGGACGGCCGGCCACTTCATCCGCTCTCACAACCTAGGTTGGTCCCTCGTAGTCCGAAGATCGCCCTTTGCGTCGTACGGGGATACCGGCAGCGGCTGTTCGTCAAGGAATGCGACGCGACCGGGCCATCCCGCCGGACTACGACACCGCGGACGCGCCACGCCGGCTTGGCACACTGCAGGACGTCGCCGAGGAGCTCGGCGCGACCCCCAACCAGGTCGTGCTGGCCCGGATGATGCAAGGCGACCCGCCCATCGTCCCCGTGCTCGGCGTCAGCACCGTCGACCAGCTCGATGAAGGCCTCCGATCGGTCGACGTCGAGTTGACACCCGAGCACCAACGACGGCTCGACACATGACGAGGGCGTTGGGGACGCCTGCCGGGAACCGATCGCCACGTGACTCCGCGATCCGCCATTGCGGCGATGCTGGGCCTCCTGACCAGCCGCACAGTCACTCTGATCGCCACGCAGGGCTACCGCAGCGGCGTGGCCGTCAGGCGCCATCGCCGGTGACACCGTTCCGTCGTGTGGACGTTGAGAGCGCAGCGAACTTGCGAGCTGTTGCACCAAGTGGAGGTGCGGGGAATCGAACCCCGGTCCAGATGCCTCGTTCCCGAGAGCGCTACGAGCGTAGGTTCCGGCAGGTTGTCGGGTCGTCCGCTCCGGAACCGAGCGGCTGGACAACCGTACGTCACCAAGGTGTTCCGCGTCGCCGGTGACGGCGACGACGCGGTGAGCCTGGTTCACGATGTCCGGTCCCTCACTCCAGGCGAGATCGGGCGGACAGGCGACCTAGTTAGGCCGCCAGGGCGAAGTTGTCTTCGGCACCTATAGGGTCGCCTGGACAGTTTCACGAGATGACCAGGCGTACTCGGCTCGCTCTCCCGGGACCGACTGACATCTGTCGAAACCAGTCACCCCCGAAGCGGGTCGTGCTGTTCAGTTGTGAAGTGACGCACCCCAAGCCTACCCGCGCCGCCTCGACCCAGAACGGGCACCCTGGACGGCCTCGTGCAGCGCGGACCAACGGGCCAGCAACACGGGAACGGTCGGCCGTCACCGCGGCGGTCGGATCCGCTGACCGGGACGCACCGGTCGCCATCCCGGCGAGCGACCACGCCCGGCAGCGATCCGTCTGGCGCGAACCTGCCCGATCTGCTGCACGACGTCCACACCAGCGCGAAGGTCGCTGGCAGTGACGCGCTCGGACGTGCCATCCGTCGCGACGAGCACTCTGCCCGGCGAGAGGTCAGCTGCGCGATCGCTGTCGACGGTGTGCCACCGACGGCCGTCGCACTCGACGACGAGTGACGCCTCGGGGAAGCGTGCGTCGGCGATCACACCGGGCAGAACCTCCGTCCCCCACGCTGGACGCAGGTCCTGCGCGCCCAGCGCCAGCGCGAGCTGGCGCTCGCCGTCCGCGGCTGCCGGCACACACCGCGCTCGACGATCTCGAGTACTCCGGCCGTGACCCACCCTCGACGGTCGACTCGGGTACACCGCTGGCGCGGAGCCACGCGCGTGTGATCAACACGACGTTAGCGTCGCTGGCGATCACGCAGGGCGCGCTGCATCTGACGGTCGGCGTCGCGCTCGGCGATCGCCTTGCGCTTGTCGTGCCGCGCCTTGCCGCGCGCGAGGCCCAGCAGGACCTTGGCCCGTCCGTCCCGCCAGTACAGCCGCATCGGCACCAGTGTGCGGCCCTGCTCCTGGGTGAACTCCGCCAGCTGATCGATCTGGCGGCGGTGCAGCAGCAGCTTGCGCTGCCGCGTCGGATCGTGGTTGGCGCGGTTGCCGAACGCATACTCGGGGATGTGCGCCTGCACCAGCCAGGCCTCGCCGCCGCTGACCGTGGCGAAGGCCTGCGCCAGCGATGCCCTGCCCTCGCGCAGCGACTTGACCTCCGTGCCCGTCAGCACCAGGCCCGCCTCGACGGTGTCGACGATATCGTAGTCGTACCGGGCACGCCGGTTGACGGCGATGGTGTCATCAGCCACAGCGTCAGCCGCCCACCTCGAGGAGTTGGTCGAGCTCGTCGAGCGCGGCGTCGACCTGTGGGTCGTCCTCGACCTCGACGGGTTCCTCAGTCTCGTCAACCGCGGCCTTCACATCCGGCTTCACGCCCACGCCCTCGATCGAGTCGCCCGAGGGCGTGAAGTAGCGGGCCGTGGTGAACTTGGCGCCCGACCCGTCCGAGAGCTGGGCGATCGTCTGCACCGTCCCCTTGCCGAACGTCGCCTCACCGACGATCGACCCGCGGTCGACGTCCTGCACGGCACCGGCAACGATCTCGCTGGCGCTCGCCGAGTTCTCGTTGACCAGCACGACCAGCGGCACCTCGTCGAACGCGTCGTCGACGGCGCCATAGGTCTCGCGCTCGCCGCCACGCTTCTTCACCGCCACGATGTCGCCGTCCTCAATGAACACGCTGGCCACCGAGACGGCCTCGTTGAGCAGCCCGCCCGGGTTGTTGCGCAAGTCCAGCACGATCCCGTCCGCGCCATCGTCGACCAGCTTCCGCACGTCGAGCCGGACCTGCACGCCGGCGCCGTCGGCGAACTGGTACAGCCGCACGTAGCCGACGTCGCCCTGCAGCATCTCACGGGTGGTCAGCGGCAGGTCGAACTCGGCGCGGGTGATCTCGAGCGTCCGACGCCCCTCGTCGCCGCCGGCCAGACCGAGCGACACCGTCGTGCCCGGCTCACCCTTGACCTTGGCCACGATGTGCTCGAGGGGAGCATCCGATACGTCCTCGCCGTCGACGGCGACGATGCGTTCACCCTCTTCGATGCCCGCCTTCGCGGCCGGCGTCTCAGGCAGGACGCTCACGATCACCGGGCCCTCCGGCGCGTCCTCCCCCTCTGCCTCCTGCAGCATCAGGCCCACGCCCGAGAACGTGCCGTCCAGCGAGTCGTTGAAGTCCTCGAAGGCCTCGGCCGGAAAGTACCTGGCGTACTTGTCGTCGACCTGGTCGAGCATCCCCTGGATCGCGCCGTCGACCAGCTTCTCGGCGTCGGGCGCATCGACAGCGCTGTCGTTCAGCGCCTCGTACAGCTCGATGACCGGATCAAGATCGGCGACGGCTTCGGCGCTGGCACCGGACCCCGCGGCGGTACCGCGCGTGACCAGCAGGTACAGGCCCACGCCTGCGACGACGGCGAGCACAACGCCGACGACGGTCGGGACCAGCCCGGAACGTCGCAACAATGATCGTGGTGCTTCGTATCCACCTGCCATCGCGCACCAGCCTGCCACGCATGGCGTGGCGCCGGGCCACGACCCCGGTCGTCCGGCCGCGACAGCTGTCGCGGCGGGGGCGTCAGAGGTAGCGGGCCGGGTCGGTCGTGACGCCGTCGACGCGCACCTCGAAATGCAGGTGCGGGCCGGTCGAGATGCCCGTCGAGCCGACGTAGCCGACCACCTGGCCGCGGCGCACGCGCGCCCCGGGGCCGACGGCCAGCCGCGACTGGTGGCCGTACAGCGTCGCCAGGCCACCGCCGTGCGAGATGACGACCACGTTGCCATAACCGCCCAGCCACCCAGCCGTCACGACGACACCACCCGAGGCGGCGACGATCGGCGTGCCGCTCGCCGCACCGAAGTCGGTGCCTGAATGCAGACGGCGGTAGCCCAGGACAGGGTGGGTGCGGTAGCCATAGCCGGAGGTGATCGGGCCGTTGACGGGCCATTGGAAACCCGAGGCGGCACGGCGCGTCGACGCGGTGCCGCCGCTGCGCTGCTTCGCGGCGATCCCTGCAAGACGGCGCTCGATCGCCTGCCCCTCCGCCTCGAGGTCGTCGATCGCGGCGCGGTAGCGGTCGGCGTCGCTGTCGAGCTCGGCGAACAGCGCACGGTGCTCCTGTGCACGGGCGGCGAGCTGCTGCTCGACCTCACGACGGCTGGCCACGAGCCCGGCCACCTCGTCGCGCCGCTCGGAGCGGTCAGCGCGCGCGGCGTCCTGCAGACGCTGGAGCTCGTCGAGGCGGGCGATCATCCCCTCGTACTCCCGCTCCAGCGTCGAGATCTCCTCGATCTTGTCCTTGTCCTCGGCGATCATCGTGCGCATGTACTGCAGCGACGTCCCGAGCTCGTTGGCGGTGTCGATGTCGAGCACGGCCTCTGCGTAGCTGATGCCGCCGTGCATGTAGGAGGCCCGAGCTCGGGCCCGCAGGAGGTCCTCACGCTCCTGCAGGTCGCGCTCGGTCGCTGCGAGCTCGTCACGGTGGACGTCGATCTCGGCCTGGGTGCGGCGCAGCGCCGTCTCGGCCTCTGCCAGACGCCCCTCGGCGACCTTCAGGTCCGCCTCGAGCTCGGCAAGCTCGGCGGCCAACGCCGTCTGCTCGGCATCGATCTCACGCAGCGTCGCGCGTGTGTGCTCCTGCTCGCGACGGGTCTCGGCCAGCCGGCTGCGCGTGGAGTCGAGCTGCTCGTCCACCCGCTCGCTGCGGCGTTCGGCCTGGTTGCGTTGCTCTCGCAGACTGCCGTCGGGGGACGCGGCGACCGGCGCCTGCAACAGCAGACATGCCGCGACAGAAGCTGCGAGCACGTGGGGAAGTTTCGCGCGCACGGCGTGGAACATAGGGGATGCACGCTCCAGAACGAAGCACCACGGACCGTTGCATCCCGTCGGCCCGGAGTGCCGTCTCGTGCGCACTTCAGTCGCGTGCTGTTGCGCCCTGTCGCCCACCGTGACCAGTGGGGCCCACCACCCGGGGTGGGCCACCGGGTCGTCCTCAGACGTCCAGGAAGCGGCGCAGCGACAGGAACGCCGCGATCGCTGCGATGCCGCCGCCCATGAGGACCAGCCACGGCATCACGGCGAGCACCTGTGGGATGCCGATGAACGGCACAAACTGGATCTGCTGCCGCATGCCGGAGACCAGCGTCACCATGCCGAGCAGCAGCAGGCCACCGGCCAGCACCGCCCCGGCCACGCCCGCCACGATGCCCTCCAGGATGAACGGCAGGCGGATGTACCAGTTGGTCGCGCCGACCAGTTTCATGATCCCCGTCTGGTCACGCCGCGCGAACGCCGTGATCCGGATGGTGTTGGCGATCAACGCCGCCGCGGCGATCAGCTGGAACACCGCGACCACGATCGTCCCACGCCGCACGAGGTTCATGAGCGTGAAGAAACGGTCGAGCGTGTCGCGCTGGTCCACGACGTCCTCGACGCCCGGATACTCGACGTACTGTGAGCGCACGATGTCGAAGTTCTCGGGGTTGTACAGCGACACGCGGAACGACGCGGGCAGGTCCTCGGGCTCGATGGCGTCGAGGACGGCCTCGTCGTCGGCGAAGATCTGCTTGGCGTGCTCATAGGCCTGCTGCTTCGACTCGTACACAACGCTCTCGACCTCGGGGTTGTTGTTGAGCTCCCGGTCGAAGTCGGCCCGCTGCTGCTGGGTCACGCTGTCCACGAGGAAGATCGAGACCTCGACCTCCTGGTACAGGATCGCGCGGGCCAGGTCGACCTGGCTGCGGATCAGCATGCCGACGCCGAGCAGCGCCAGGCTGACGGTGACCGTGACCACGGTCGCCAGCGTCATCAACAGGTTGCGCCGCAGGCCGATGCCGACCTCGGCGAGCAGGTAGCGCCACCTAGGCGCCATAGCCGTACACCCCTCTGCTCTGGTCTCGGACGACCTCGCCGCGGTGCAGCTCGACGACCCTCCGGCGCATCGAGTCCACGATGTGCTGGTCGTGGGTCGCCATGACGACGGTCGTCCCGGTGCGGTTGATGCGGTCGAGCAGCTTCATGATGCCGACGCTCGTCGTCGGGTCGAGGTTCCCGGTCGGCTCGTCGCACAGCAGGATCCGGGGGCGGTTGACGAAGGCGCGGGCCACTGACACGCGCTGCTGCTCGCCACCGGAAAGCTCATGCGGGTAGGAATCGAACTTGTCGCCGAGGCCGACCAGCTGGAGCACCTCCGGCACGGTGCGGTTGATCAGTGCGCGCGGCTTGCCGATGACCTCCAGCGCGAAGCTGACGTTCTCGGACACGGTCTTGTTGGGCAGGAGCTTGAAGTCCTGGAACACGCACCCGAGCTCCCGGCGCAGCGACGGGATGCGCCAGTTGCGCAGGTTCCGCAGGCGCTTGCCGGCGACGATGATGTCGCCGGTGTCGGGCTCCTCGTCCTTGATGAGCAGCTTGATGAAGGTGCTCTTGCCCGAGCCGGACGAACCGACCAGGAAGACGAACTCGCCCTTGGTGATGCTGACACAGACGTCACGCAACGCGACGACGTCGTTCTTGTACGTCTTGCTGACGTTGTCCAGACGAATCATCAGTGCTCCGTAGCTCTGATGTGCTCGAAAGAGGCCGCTGCTCGATGGATTCGATTCGGCGAGGCCCGTCCGCCGCGCAGTTCAGGGCGGCAGGGTCCGCTGTGGTTGTTGTCCGGGCACAGCCGGTCCACCGCGTGGTTCGTGGAACAAGGCTCGCGAAGGTCGCGGCACAGCACAGCTTTGGAGGTTACCACCGGGTTGTCGCGCCGCTGCGCCTCAGGGTCAGGCTCATGGGGCCCGAACCTGCCCGATCGTCCACTGCCATGCGTACGTATACCTGCCTGGACCC is part of the Euzebyales bacterium genome and encodes:
- a CDS encoding aldo/keto reductase, which produces MRRDRAIPPDYDTADAPRRLGTLQDVAEELGATPNQVVLARMMQGDPPIVPVLGVSTVDQLDEGLRSVDVELTPEHQRRLDT
- the smpB gene encoding SsrA-binding protein SmpB, whose translation is MADDTIAVNRRARYDYDIVDTVEAGLVLTGTEVKSLREGRASLAQAFATVSGGEAWLVQAHIPEYAFGNRANHDPTRQRKLLLHRRQIDQLAEFTQEQGRTLVPMRLYWRDGRAKVLLGLARGKARHDKRKAIAERDADRQMQRALRDRQRR
- a CDS encoding S41 family peptidase; this encodes MRRSGLVPTVVGVVLAVVAGVGLYLLVTRGTAAGSGASAEAVADLDPVIELYEALNDSAVDAPDAEKLVDGAIQGMLDQVDDKYARYFPAEAFEDFNDSLDGTFSGVGLMLQEAEGEDAPEGPVIVSVLPETPAAKAGIEEGERIVAVDGEDVSDAPLEHIVAKVKGEPGTTVSLGLAGGDEGRRTLEITRAEFDLPLTTREMLQGDVGYVRLYQFADGAGVQVRLDVRKLVDDGADGIVLDLRNNPGGLLNEAVSVASVFIEDGDIVAVKKRGGERETYGAVDDAFDEVPLVVLVNENSASASEIVAGAVQDVDRGSIVGEATFGKGTVQTIAQLSDGSGAKFTTARYFTPSGDSIEGVGVKPDVKAAVDETEEPVEVEDDPQVDAALDELDQLLEVGG
- a CDS encoding peptidoglycan DD-metalloendopeptidase family protein produces the protein MRAKLPHVLAASVAACLLLQAPVAASPDGSLREQRNQAERRSERVDEQLDSTRSRLAETRREQEHTRATLREIDAEQTALAAELAELEADLKVAEGRLAEAETALRRTQAEIDVHRDELAATERDLQEREDLLRARARASYMHGGISYAEAVLDIDTANELGTSLQYMRTMIAEDKDKIEEISTLEREYEGMIARLDELQRLQDAARADRSERRDEVAGLVASRREVEQQLAARAQEHRALFAELDSDADRYRAAIDDLEAEGQAIERRLAGIAAKQRSGGTASTRRAASGFQWPVNGPITSGYGYRTHPVLGYRRLHSGTDFGAASGTPIVAASGGVVVTAGWLGGYGNVVVISHGGGLATLYGHQSRLAVGPGARVRRGQVVGYVGSTGISTGPHLHFEVRVDGVTTDPARYL
- the ftsX gene encoding permease-like cell division protein FtsX; this translates as MAPRWRYLLAEVGIGLRRNLLMTLATVVTVTVSLALLGVGMLIRSQVDLARAILYQEVEVSIFLVDSVTQQQRADFDRELNNNPEVESVVYESKQQAYEHAKQIFADDEAVLDAIEPEDLPASFRVSLYNPENFDIVRSQYVEYPGVEDVVDQRDTLDRFFTLMNLVRRGTIVVAVFQLIAAAALIANTIRITAFARRDQTGIMKLVGATNWYIRLPFILEGIVAGVAGAVLAGGLLLLGMVTLVSGMRQQIQFVPFIGIPQVLAVMPWLVLMGGGIAAIAAFLSLRRFLDV
- the ftsE gene encoding cell division ATP-binding protein FtsE, with protein sequence MIRLDNVSKTYKNDVVALRDVCVSITKGEFVFLVGSSGSGKSTFIKLLIKDEEPDTGDIIVAGKRLRNLRNWRIPSLRRELGCVFQDFKLLPNKTVSENVSFALEVIGKPRALINRTVPEVLQLVGLGDKFDSYPHELSGGEQQRVSVARAFVNRPRILLCDEPTGNLDPTTSVGIMKLLDRINRTGTTVVMATHDQHIVDSMRRRVVELHRGEVVRDQSRGVYGYGA